The following are from one region of the Nitrospirota bacterium genome:
- a CDS encoding methyl-accepting chemotaxis protein has translation MTVKAKMLLLAVMVVVFTTLMVFIAFMSVSTLSSIVNDMHKDSVLATRYLAAAQDAMWRLRFGISQYLAVPDRESRKKIIAESPKWYNLMDENLKLYSGTKLTDEAKSALQAMNDIFGQYKEARPKWFELMEAGKTEDAAAFRAKTILISGAGSVEALNKLIDIQTKHGNEINTTSGITVKNIKIKTFAAGFIIVLTISLIAHLITLTLLKQMGGDPNYIMSIAESIANGDLTVRMDSGKKETGILLAMKTMLEKLKSIVSEVRQVSGQVTNGSGELNSSARQLSEGATAQAASVEEVSSSMEEMASNIKQNSDNSNQTERMSAKAAQDAQESGKAVDEAVTAMREIASKISIIEEIARQTNLLALNAAIEAARAGEHGKGFAVVASEVRKLAERSQKAAGEISTLSATTVTVSEKAGKMLKQLVPDIQKTAELVQEISAASNEQNTGASQINKAITELDQVIQQNASAAEEMASTSGELSSQAEQLQSAISFFRTGTEGTNSGRLRIGNTV, from the coding sequence ATGACCGTTAAGGCAAAGATGTTATTATTAGCAGTGATGGTAGTTGTTTTTACAACATTGATGGTCTTTATAGCTTTTATGAGTGTTTCTACTCTGTCATCAATTGTTAACGATATGCACAAGGACAGTGTGCTGGCTACGCGATACCTTGCCGCTGCCCAGGACGCTATGTGGCGTCTTCGTTTTGGCATTTCTCAGTACTTAGCCGTGCCTGACCGTGAGAGCAGAAAAAAGATAATAGCGGAGAGTCCAAAATGGTATAACCTTATGGATGAGAATCTAAAACTCTACTCCGGCACAAAACTAACAGACGAAGCTAAATCCGCCCTGCAAGCAATGAACGACATCTTTGGGCAGTACAAAGAGGCACGTCCTAAATGGTTTGAACTGATGGAGGCAGGAAAAACTGAGGATGCTGCAGCGTTTCGAGCAAAAACAATCCTCATTTCCGGAGCTGGAAGCGTCGAGGCCCTAAATAAGCTGATTGACATTCAGACAAAGCACGGTAACGAAATCAATACGACATCTGGTATAACTGTGAAGAACATCAAAATAAAAACATTTGCTGCAGGTTTCATTATAGTACTTACGATCTCATTAATAGCCCACTTGATAACTTTGACATTATTAAAGCAGATGGGAGGGGATCCCAACTACATTATGAGCATAGCTGAAAGCATTGCTAATGGTGACCTTACAGTGAGAATGGATTCCGGCAAGAAAGAAACCGGCATACTGCTTGCAATGAAAACGATGCTTGAGAAATTAAAAAGCATTGTGAGTGAGGTCAGACAGGTCTCAGGGCAGGTAACAAACGGTAGTGGAGAGTTAAATTCAAGCGCACGGCAACTATCTGAGGGTGCCACAGCGCAGGCGGCCTCAGTTGAGGAGGTATCCTCATCAATGGAGGAGATGGCCTCTAACATTAAACAAAACTCCGATAACTCCAATCAAACTGAACGGATGTCTGCCAAGGCAGCTCAGGACGCACAAGAAAGCGGAAAAGCTGTGGATGAGGCAGTCACTGCAATGAGAGAAATTGCAAGCAAAATCTCAATTATAGAAGAAATTGCAAGACAAACCAATCTTTTAGCGCTTAACGCCGCAATTGAAGCCGCCCGTGCCGGAGAGCATGGTAAGGGGTTTGCGGTTGTGGCTTCAGAGGTGAGAAAACTTGCGGAAAGAAGCCAAAAAGCGGCAGGTGAAATCAGCACCCTGTCAGCTACAACGGTAACGGTATCTGAAAAAGCAGGCAAAATGCTTAAACAATTAGTCCCTGATATTCAAAAGACGGCAGAGTTGGTTCAGGAAATAAGTGCTGCAAGTAATGAACAGAACACAGGCGCCTCTCAGATAAACAAGGCTATAACGGAGCTTGATCAGGTGATTCAACAAAACGCCTCGGCTGCTGAGGAGATGGCATCAACCTCCGGGGAGCTTTCCTCTCAGGCTGAGCAATTGCAAAGTGCAATATCGTTTTTCAGAACCGGCACTGAGGGCACAAATAGTGGGAGATTACGCATTGGGAACACAGTATAA
- a CDS encoding pyridoxamine 5'-phosphate oxidase family protein encodes MGTQYKSLKTEDIDFIKEQRVFFVASSSGKEVNLSPKGYESLKIIDSNTLLYMDYPGSGDRTARDIRNNGQVTLMFTSFTETAKILRLFCQGELIERNTEGFLEAAGNFREASPAAIRRFIIYRIYAVETSCGKSVPYMQYSGERAGVRDWALKKSLDNTIEKYIKDHATPPEL; translated from the coding sequence TTGGGAACACAGTATAAGTCGTTAAAAACTGAGGATATAGATTTCATTAAGGAGCAGAGGGTGTTTTTTGTTGCCTCATCAAGCGGCAAAGAGGTGAATCTTTCGCCAAAGGGATATGAGAGCCTTAAAATTATAGATTCTAATACGCTTTTATATATGGATTACCCTGGCAGCGGTGACAGAACGGCAAGAGATATAAGAAATAACGGACAGGTTACACTGATGTTTACATCTTTTACGGAAACTGCCAAAATCCTAAGACTGTTTTGTCAGGGAGAGTTAATAGAAAGAAACACGGAGGGATTTTTAGAGGCTGCAGGCAATTTTAGAGAAGCCAGTCCCGCTGCTATAAGAAGATTCATCATATACCGGATATACGCGGTTGAGACAAGCTGTGGAAAGTCGGTGCCCTACATGCAATACAGTGGTGAAAGAGCTGGTGTAAGAGACTGGGCTCTTAAAAAATCTCTGGATAACACCATTGAAAAGTATATAAAGGACCACGCAACTCCGCCAGAGTTGTAA